Proteins encoded in a region of the Ziziphus jujuba cultivar Dongzao chromosome 3, ASM3175591v1 genome:
- the LOC125423185 gene encoding phloretin 4'-O-glucosyltransferase-like → MVDLRRRPRFLLIAFPEQGHINPSLHFAKRLISIGAHVTFVTALSAHRRVFIGGSTPVARLSLAPFSDGYDDGVKPDVNMEHYMSEISCCGSKHLSDLILSGAGAGQPFTGLVSTIFMPWAMEVADELQIPSALLWVQLATLFDLFYYFFNGYGDLMTNSGNNPSRSIELPGLPLKFAGPDLPFFLHASNTGTLGLKIFEKQFEIIDKEKNPKVLIDVLNHPSLRCYVTHCGWNLTLESLVCGVPMVAIPQKVEQGTNAKLIEDVWETGLRVKANEEGIVEKDEIKRCLELLMGDGEIGEEIRRNAEKWKALGREAAMEGGSSYKNIKAFLGDD, encoded by the exons ATGGTGGATCTCCGGCGAAGGCCCCGGTTCCTCCTCATCGCCTTTCCGGAACAAGGCCATATAAATCCCAGCCTTCACTTTGCAAAGCGACTGATTTCTATCGGAGCACACGTCACCTTCGTCACCGCTCTCTCTGCTCACCGTCGCGTGTTCATCGGAGGTTCAACTCCGGTCGCCCGTTTGTCTTTGGCACCCTTTTCCGATGGCTATGACGATGGGGTTAAACCCGATGTTAACATGGAACATTACATGTCGGAGATCAGCTGTTGCGGTTCCAAACATCTCTCCGATCTCATCCTCTCCGGCGCCGGCGCCGGCCAACCATTTACAGGTTTAGTCTCTACCATCTTCATGCCATGGGCAATGGAGGTTGCCGATGAACTTCAAATCCCGTCAGCTCTTCTCTGGGTTCAACTGGCCACTTTATTCGACCTCTTCTACTATTTCTTCAACGGCTATGGCGATCTGATGACGAACAGTGGTAATAACCCTTCACGTTCGATAGAATTACCTGGACTGCCACTGAAGTTCGCTGGCCCTGACCTTCCTTTTTTCTTGCACGCTTCTAACACAGGCACTTTGGGTctcaaaatatttgaaaaacagTTCGAAAttattgataaagaaaaaaacccaaaagtgCTT ATTGATGTTCTAAACCATCCTTCGTTGAGATGTTATGTAACGCATTGTGGTTGGAATTTGACATTGGAGAGCTTGGTTTGTGGGGTTCCTATGGTGGCAATTCCACAGAAAGTAGAGCAAGGAACAAATGCTAAGCTTATAGAGGATGTTTGGGAAACAGGGTTGAGAGTGAAAGCAAACGAGGAAGGGATTGTTGAAAAAGATGAGATTAAAAGGTGCTTGGAATTGCTTATGGGAGATGGAGAAATTGGGGAAGAAATCAGAAGGAATGCTGAGAAATGGAAGGCTTTGGGTAGAGAAGCTGCCATGGAAGGTGGCTCTTCTTATAAGAATATAAAGGCTTTTTTGGGAGATGATTGA
- the LOC107404205 gene encoding phloretin 4'-O-glucosyltransferase: protein MFNPPRIIVVTYPAQGHLNPALQFSKNLTAIGAEVTFFTSLSAYRRMNTLSFPNSLTFFPFSDGHDDSVGFDPKNSLDHYMFELSHCGSQALSDLIVSGEKEGRPFCCVVYTLLLPWAGKVAKELRVPSALLWIQAATVFDIYYYYFHGYDGVMSNNYGDSSSLIELPGLPLKLTGIDLPSVMNSANIYTFAMPTLKDLFEMLDKEGNPKVFVNTFNDLEPKAIKAIGKFDLIGIGPLIPSAFLGGKDPSDTSFGGDLLQHPKDYYMEWLSSKPKGSVIYVSFGSMSKLSKPQMEEIGRALLDIKRPFLWVNIGEEGEDELSCREELEKLGMIVPWCSQMEILSNPSLGCFVTHCGWNSTLESLVCGIPIVGFPQWSDQGTNAKLVMETWKSGVRARANQDRIVEGDEIKKCLELVMGDGEKGEEIRRNAKKWKDLGREAAMDNGSSYKNLKAFLDEIIQDRN, encoded by the coding sequence ATGTTTAACCCTCCTCGCATCATCGTCGTCACATACCCAGCACAAGGTCATCTAAACCCTGCCTTACAGTTCTCAAAGAACCTCACTGCCATTGGAGCTGAAGTTACCTTCTTCACTTCCCTCTCAGCCTACCGACGAATGAACACACTGTCTTTCCCCAACAGCTTGACTTTCTTCCCATTCTCAGATGGCCACGACGACTCTGTCGGTTTCGATCCCAAAAACAGTCTTGACCACTATATGTTTGAATTAAGCCATTGCGGTTCTCAAGCTCTCTCGGATCTCATCGTCTCCGGTGAAAAGGAAGGTCGACCTTTCTGCTGCGTAGTCTATACACTTCTCCTTCCATGGGCAGGAAAGGTCGCGAAGGAACTTCGTGTTCCTTCGGCTCTGCTTTGGATTCAGGCGGCAACCGTGTTCGATATCTACTACTATTACTTCCATGGTTATGATGGAGTTATGTCAAACAATTATGGTGATAGTTCAAGTTTGATAGAGTTACCAGGACTGCCATTGAAGCTCACAGGCATTGATCTTCCTTCCGTAATGAATTCCGCAAATATTTACACTTTTGCCATGCCTACATTGAAAGACCTGTTTGAGATGCTTGACAAAGAAGGCAACCCAAAAGTGTTTGTTAACACCTTCAACGATTTGGAGCCCAAGGCAATCAAAGCAATCGGTAAGTTCGATTTGATCGGGATTGGACCGTTGATTCCGTCTGCTTTCTTGGGTGGGAAAGACCCTTCGGATACTTCATTTGGTGGTGATCTTTTGCAGCATCCAAAGGATTACTACATGGAATGGTTGAGCTCGAAACCAAAAGGGTCTGTAATTTATGTATCATTTGGAAGCATGAGTAAGTTATCAAAGCCACAAATGGAGGAAATTGGAAGAGCTTTGTTGGATATTAAGCGTCCATTCTTGTGGGTCAATATtggagaagaaggagaagatgaACTTAGTTGCAGAGAGGAATTGGAGAAGCTTGGAATGATAGTTCCATGGTGTTCTCAAATGGAGATCTTGTCAAATCCTTCATTGGGTTGCTTTGTAACGCATTGCGGGTGGAATTCCACGTTGGAGAGCTTGGTTTGTGGGATTCCAATAGTGGGATTTCCTCAGTGGTCAGACCAAGGGACAAATGCAAAGTTGGTAATGGAGACATGGAAGAGTGGGGTGAGAGCCAGAGCAAACCAGGACCGGATTGTTGAAGGTGACGAGATTAAGAAGTGCTTGGAATTGGTGATGGGGGATGGAGAAAAAGGTGAAGAAATTAGAAGGAATGCTAAGAAATGGAAGGATTTGGGTAGAGAAGCTGCCATGGACAATGGGTCTTCTTACAAGAATCTCAAGGCTTTTTTAGATGAGATAATTCAGGACAGGAATTAA